The Lolium rigidum isolate FL_2022 chromosome 2, APGP_CSIRO_Lrig_0.1, whole genome shotgun sequence genomic interval CAGATCACGTGGTAGTGTAGTCTAACGGCGATGCTTGTGAGTGTTGTATCCCTCTTGAGGACGTCGTTATGGCTACCCTCTCCATTTTAGGGCTCCATTGAAAACCTAAGACACATGTGGTCTTGGCAACGGCGGCACCCTTGCGTCGCTATCTCCTTGTGGATGTTGTCGTGAAGCTAGGGTCTCCTAAGTCTCATGGAGTCATGGTGTCTTCAATGGCAAGCTCGTTGCTTCTTAGTTTTTCTTGTTTATCTTGGATTTGCTTGTAGAGGAATTCATCGTCACCTTTTTGTATCGATTCAACCGTTTGGCTTTTATTATGAAGCAGTGTGAAGGCCTGTGTGGACAAAGCTAATCCCTACGTCCTAAAATAAAATGTCTCAATTTTTTCTAGACGCAGATATATCTCGAACTAAAAAATCACTTTGCATTGATTCAATTATTTATGAAGTGGTGTGATGAAGATATACATTGCTGTGTGGACAAAGCTAATCTCTCCGTCCTTAAATAAAGTGTCCCAATTTTTTCTAGACGTAAATATATCTATGACAAAAAATCACTTTGCATTGATTCAACCATTTGGCTTTATTTATGAAGTGGTATGAATCTACATTGCTCTGTCCTCAAGTAAGTGTCCCAATTTTTTCTAAACACAAATGTATCTATAACAAAAAGTGCGTTTATATACATCCGTAGACAAAAGTGGAAGACTTATTTTATGTTGGGAGGTAATATTCCTCTTTGTGCAATACATGTTCCTCTTTGTGCGCATGTCTACCGGAGATAGACAAAGTGGTAAATTGTCATTTGATAATGGGTCAACTAATCACCTACCACAATGGCAATGTGATCCTAACATCCCCTTTCACTGAGAAGGAGGTATGTGATGCAATTTCACAGATGGAACACAATAAAGCTCCTGGGCCGGATGGTTTTCCGGCCGAGTTTTATCAAATGTTCTGGGGAGTAATTAAAAGTGATATTATGGCACTATTTGATCAGCTCGTTTCACGGGATTTGCCCTTGTACAAACTGAATTTTGGTGTTATCACTTTACTTCCAAAAATACAAGACGCATTCCAGATTCAGCAATATAGGCCTATTTGTCTTCtaaatgtttgtttcaaaattttcacaaagGTAGCGACCAATCGCATTACGGGGATTGCCCCAAAAGTGATAAAACCTACCCAGTCGGCATTTATGCCGGGTCGTAACATCCTAGAGGGGGTGGTGATTTTGCATGAAACAATCCATGAATTACATAATAAGAAAATGGATGGTGTTCTtttgaaaattgattttgagaaggcatatgacaaggtcaagtggtctttcttgCAACAGTCCATGcgaatgaaaggttttgctaGTGGATGGTGTAAGTTAATTGAATCTTTTATGCAAGGAGGAAGTGTTGGTGTTAAAGTGAATGACGACATTGGTCgttattttcaaacaaaaaaaggggTCAGACAGGGTGACCCATTATCTCCAATGTTGTTTAGTATTATAGCAGACATGCTTGCTATTCTAATCGAAATAGCAAAGGAGGATGGTCAAGTGGGTGGtcttattcctcatcttgttgaggggggACTCTCTAtcctacaatatgctgatgatacaatttTGTTTTTAGAACATGACTTGCAAAAGGCGGTAAACATGAAACTAATCTTATGTTTGTTTGAAGAATTATCGGGCctcaagattaattttcataagagtgaattaTTCTGTTTCGGAAAGGCTAAGGAGGAAGAGCAACAGTACAAACAAATTTTTGGATGTGATATAGGGGAACTACCCTTTAGATATTTAGGAATTCCTATTCATTTTAGGAAGCTTAAAAATTCAGATTGGTATCCAGTGGAGACCCGGTTTGAAGGTAAATTGGGAtgttggaaaggaaaattgctATCGTATGGCGATAGATTAGTACTTATCAATTCTGTTTTAACAAGTCTTCCAATGTCCATGTTATCGTTCCTGGAAATACCCGTTGGGGTCAGGAAGCGTCTAGACTTTTATAGGTCTAGATTCTTCTGACACAATTGAAGCTAAGAGAAAATATAGACTCTCAAAATGGAACATAATCTGCCGACCAAAAGATCAAGGAggtttaggtattgaggttcttgagctcaaaaatagatgtttattgagtaagtggctcTTTAAAATACTAAATGAGGAAGGGGTGTGGCAAGAgttgctacataataaatacctaagTCAAAAAACCCTTGCTGAGGTGCAGGCAAAACCGactgattctcctttttggaagggaCTCATGCGGGTAAAAgatgatttttttcaaaaaggaTATTTTAAAATTGGAAACGGTGCAACGACAAGATTTTGGGAAGATATTTGGTTAGGAGAATCCTCTTTAGCTACTCAATACCCatccttatataatattgtgaACCATAAAAATGTGTTAGTGGCTCATGTGTTGGCACAAACACCGCTGAACATTAGCTTCGGACGGGTGCTATCCGGTAATAAGTGGACATCATGGTTACACTTATGCCAAAGATTAATGATGGTAAATTTAAATGATGAACCAGACTGTTTTATGTGGAAACTAACAACTAGTGGGTTGTTTACGagtcaaatctatgtatgaggatcttatgaatgatcATACACCATACTTGCGGAAATATCTTTGGAAAATGAAAATCCCCCTGAAAATcaaaatttttatgtggttcctgagTAATAAGGTGCTTTTGACAAAAGATAATTTAGCAAAGAGACAATGGATTGGGTGTActaaatgtgttttttgtggagAGCAAGAGACGGTAGAACACTTATTCTTAACATGCCCTTTTGCTAAATTAATTTGGCGAACTGTTAATTTTACTCATAATCTCCCTCCGccaaccaatattacaaatatgtttggaaattggttaaatggagttgacAAACAATCCAAGGCTTTAATTCGCATTGGTGTATCAGCCttatgttggtcaatatggagatgccgcaatgatataatctttaacaacaagaaaaatttcaattttttacaGGTTATCTTCTCCATGGTGCATTGAATCCAACTTTGGGCTCTCATATCACCACCAGAGCAGCGGGATGTCATGGCTtacggatgcacacggctccagatggtcgctcaggatatcttgtgccgggCTGGCTGGCAGCATATTAGTCGACTAGAGGTTGCTTAGTCGATTCATGTTGTTCTCtttttttcgctggttgattcttgtatcgacTTTACGCGATCCTTGAGATGTAATAAGTACTAAACAAAGACTACTGTTTCtcaataaaaggctgtgtgcatcaccacgatgcagaagccgggtttttcccttttcaaaaaaaaaaaccacaatGGCAATTTACCTGCGCAGCATTAATGTAAGAGAAATATAATCATACCACCGCTTTAATTTATTCATTCTTCCAGGCCACTCCAcatttttttcctataggatcaaGCATAGCATGGCAACAGACTAAATCATTCAGATCCACAAACGTGATAAATATAGGATTACAACAGTCTCCCTTGGGGTAAATAAAAGGACAGTGAAACAGTTATTTTATGGAAGTCCAACCACTCATGACCCAGATAATGGATTTAGACATTTAGGTGATTGCTTTTGCAACTTTTGGCGCCGCAAACATTGCAGCACCAAAGAAACACATAGCTAGGTGGTAACTGCGCCGCCGGCTCGGTTTATCTCGCTCCAACCCTCGCACTATTTCCCTGCATAGCAACATATTTTTTCATCTTACAGAAAATGAAAACCACAAGCAAAAACAACAGCAAAGGAAAACTTAGCACATACTGCGGACAGGTACTATGATGCAAATGATTCCGATGACATTAGACAATGAACATAAACTGCTTAAAGGGGGGTGGGTGAGGGGGGTGGATTCCTGGCCCTTGGTTACCAAGAGTTTCAAGTGAGATATGATTTTGAAGCAGTAGATGATATTTGATGAATTAAATATGGTAGTTCATATATCAAATCAGAAATAGGCACATTCAATGGCTGGTCCATATCAGCAAAATAGTGAGTTGAACAGATCAGGTGATAAAATCAGAAATGCCTATCTGATCTCGGGTCTAGATGCTCTCTATTTCTAGACCAATCACATTCACCATATCTCTGGTTTGGCAGTGTATTCGCTCCGGTATTCTTAATGGTATCTTCCATTTCAAACAGTGAAGTGCACAGACCCATCACATCAAAGCTTATTAATGCTCTCACCAGCGTCTATGAAGCATCTGAATCATCATGAACTAAAGCACCCGCAGCAGGGCCGCTGGAAGGTAAACCGGCAAACAGCTCAGCTATTTCGTCAGTCAGTGGATTGGGACGGAGCCGAACAAATCGAAGCCACGCCATGGATTATTGGGGGAGCAAAACCGGCATGAGCGCCATCTGCGCCGCCGCCAACACCTCCACCTCGTCACCGTCGACATAGACCAGAGGGAGAGGATAGAGGACAACAAAGAAAACGCTGGATCCAAGTTTTGCCTTATTCAAAGGGGAAAGCGGGTAATACACCGGAACACAACCACGAGGGGTGGATCTACACAGAGAAGGGCGCCGAGCATAGCCGGCGGAGGAGAGGATAGCCGGCGGATGAGAGGAGAAAAGATAGCGTTGAGGAGTCAGAGCCTCAGAGGCAGGCGAAGCAGTCAAAGAAAGGCTAGGGAGATCCATCCAGTATCGGGGATAGTGGCGTTTCCTGAGAAGCAATCCTAGCTGGACTCGTGGAGTAGTCCATTTATTCTGGGCCAGCGTCCACCGGTACAGGCTCTGACAAGCCCACAAAAAGACACACGGTACATGCAGTATAACAATTTTCAACCGCAACGTATTTGCGCAGGAAAATACGTCGGCACAGCTTCCGATGCTCCTCGCACCCAATCAACGTGCGGGACTAGATGAGCTCGGGAGCAGAATCGACGCGTCCTGATAAAATCAGCTACTACCAGTCTGCAAATATAGAACTACGCCTACATAAGAAATATTAAAGTATACATAGCAAAATACATGTTCTTTTTAGATGATTCCAACAAGGTGTTCAACAGTTAGAAACATGTCTATACAAACAAATCCACTTAGTCATAAGCGAGAACAGATAAACACATTCAAGATCCACAAATGCTACAATATTCTTTGACTCATTTTGCTTATATACATGTATAAATTAAACAAGATCAAAATTTTCCATGCATCAATATATCAAATCTGAAAATCAAAACATCAATTTTTTAAAAGATCAAGCTGGTTAATATTATCATGGTTCACAAACTCTTACTAGCTATTCTCTCTGTGACGTGTAGCAGTATGTGTACCCCTAAGGACAGCTTTCTAAGGGCCAATTCTTTTGGGCTTGTGCTTATGGAGAAGCCAGCTTATGCACTTCGGTGGGGAGAAACTCCAGTGAGGAGAAGCTCCTAGAaattcttcttccccttcttttGAGCTTCTGAAACTTGGGCTTCTTTGTCATGTTGAGGTATGCAATGTACGTAGTACCCCTAGGTCATGCCGAGATAACAATGCATCCATATTGACAAGCGAGAACGGAGCCACCGGCATGTGACCGGTCGGCGAGGACAAGATCGGGGTGAAGTTCCGCGGTGGAGCGGAGATCTTGAGTCGACATCAAAGGTCCATGCTACGAGGTGGAGAGGCGAGCCGCGGTGGTTGCTTGCGGAGCGAAAGGGAGCGGCGCACTGCGGGGCATTGGCGAGAGGAGCGCGGCCGGAATTCCGGAGGACCGGCGGCGGGGGCGAGGGGCGTGGGGGAGGAGCGGAGGTTCAGCAGTGGCAGCGAGGAACCCTAGCTCACCATGGACGCGGGAGTCGAGCGAGGGGATGCATGTTTTTGGTCGAATCGTTATTTTTTTTTAACTTGGAACCAAACACATCTAGCGGTGGCAATCTGCTGTAAATAGAGATGAAAACCAGGGGCAGATCAGTCTAACGTTTTGGTTTCTAAACCGAAGCTCGGGAAGCTGGTGCGAGGCGGTTTCTCCAATTGCACTAGCGAGCGGCTTAGCGGTGAAATTAAGCGAGCCGACAGCCggagacttcttttgggcttcgagCTTCACGGGACCTAGAAGGTGgactagaagcccaaaagaagtggccctaagTATTCTACATTTCTACTCCCTTGGTCCTAAAACCATCCGATCTGAGACATCCTTttcaggacggagggagtagtaaggaCTATTTTATGCTGCTAAAACAGAAGGATGGAAGCAGAGTAAACACTTTAAATAACCCTTTTCAAGAATATTTAGAAAAGTAACTTGAGCTTTGTTGTGCTCCTCAGGTAGGTGTCATACTGTCATGACATATATATTCTAATTCCTCCTGACATATACACGTCCTAATGTGGCGCTTGGTAGCAGGAATGTTGTTATGACTCCCAGTAATCTAGAGGTACTATTTTGTAGTTCCCATTGGTCAGTATTATCCATTAAAGCCAGGAGTTGAAGATCACAACCAGATCTAGGCAGTTTCAGGTATTAGGGATCCTTATGGACTATGCTGCTATTGCATAGCAGCCCTCCCGCTAGAATCTCATCATATGTTTCTGAACTCAAATCATCAGATATAAAAGAGCAAAAATcaagcttttttttttcaaaccagACGCACCCAAGGTATCAATCTACTGCATGTTCAACACTGAAACATGGATTTAAAAGGCATTGGCATATTCAAATAGACACTGATGATGCTGTAATAAAACGATGAGACATGCTCATCTTCATTGTTTCGTCTTGTCTATTTCCGCAAACAATTGATTGACTCGTAATTTTTGTCGAGTAGAAGCAATTAGTACCTCTCATTGAACTTCAAGGTCTGCAGACGCCTCCTGGTGTTGGTCTCCATCTGTTCAATAGTCTTGGAGATATCCtctgccggggcaggggccgccttcATCACCTCGATCTTCTTCAGCATCTGAAGTAATAATATCACAAACCGTATATCGGATCATCAGTCCAGAAAGAGGGGCTGCGGGAGGACAGGATAGAGAAGCCATACCTGCTGATAGATGGGCACGGGGTTGGCGGAGGAGGGCGGGGGCATCCGTCTTGCCGCAGCAGCCACACGTCGCAGCGCCGTCATCTTCTAGTCTAGCTTGATAGCTGGCTCGCTTGCTTTGCTAGGTAGGGTTTCTACCGGACTacaacggggcgacccaaaccgcgcccgcgcgtccgtttgggttgaACCGGGCAAAAACACGGCCCAGCgcacggacccatccctaaaacggatgaccGCGGCGTCcgagacgacccaaacccggcccaaatctgggacgagtttgcgtggccgcggacgccggatgctggtcgctcgcgtcctccccttgtccgcccctggcccgcctgtctgtctcccaaaacacaccCGGTCCACTccgctcccaaaacctagagatggccgacgaagcggctgccgtcgccaccgccaccatcggagacgaggcacAGCTCGCGGCCGTTGCCGGTCCTCCCTGGCGGAGGCTCCTCAGCCGGACCGGCCGGTGGTCGTGGAGCCGGGCCGGCGAcgaaggcgaaggccgacctcgccgcggagcagaggaagatcgagagcaagaagagggccgaccgccgcagggcgctcgaccaacggaagagggatatcgctgccgcggaggagcggctGCGGGCAgcggagcagcttctccaactcaagacggaggcgaaggcggacgtcatgcaagagcatgccatgctcttttatGGCCACACATCGCTTGCTCAGCACTTGATCCTCCCGGGcgccggcacggcctcggggggagctcggcctcgtccgtgacccggccccttcctccaaggtcaacatcCCTGCCGACTGCCCCGTTTGGATACACGCCCGGCACGCATGAATTGGGGACGCAGTCGGCGCGGTAAGCGTACCCGTCacaggatgggtcaccggaggtgggcgagtcgttcacggggccgtctccttcgtccattgacctgaaccgtgcgccggcgaactccaaaggccccaagcacatgggagcagcagcgatggGCGGCGCACGGAACCTGCTCGACGATTTGTCCACCGTGCAGGcaccgtccaccgtgcaggcccctccgaTGTACACGCATCCAATGCCGACCACCATGCCCTGCGCCGGCCGAGCGGGCTCCccggccacctcccattgacacacaacGAGGACAGCACTACTGTCCGGCGGCattaacatcgaggaggagccgttgttcgctcGGGAGTTCacgcaagccgcagctgcacaagctcgaggtcgccgcgTAAGCAAAAGAACCGGCAACTACAcgagagaaggaggacaaggtgctcgtcgatggatggttgaccatcgggcaagatgcattgacgggtgccgagcgagAAGGGACCGCAttcggcgccggatctatgaatactttcaTGAGCATCGCAAATACGGactggagccatttgagagcgaccgcagcgacatatcgctc includes:
- the LOC124686455 gene encoding uncharacterized protein LOC124686455; this encodes MTALRRVAAAARRMPPPSSANPVPIYQQMLKKIEVMKAAPAPAEDISKTIEQMETNTRRRLQTLKFNEREIVRGLERDKPSRRRSYHLAMCFFGAAMFAAPKVAKAIT